The proteins below are encoded in one region of Carettochelys insculpta isolate YL-2023 chromosome 32, ASM3395843v1, whole genome shotgun sequence:
- the LOC142004744 gene encoding olfactory receptor 11A1-like — protein MADTDWINRTSLEFILLGFGSLPALQVLLFLLFSVIYMVTMAGNSLIIVLVVIDQRLHTPMYFFLGNLSFLETCYSSTILPRLLASLLTGDRSISFSGCMGQFYTFGVLVTAECFLLSVMSYDRYLAICKPLHYGARMNGRFCALLVAGSWTSGILAITMTTSLMFQLPFCHPGNIDHFFCDFTPVVKLSCSDTRPIELWVFVLSAVCSLPPFLLTITSYVWIISTILQIPSTTDRQKAFSTCSSHLTVVTTFYGTLIIVYLLPKTQRLRELNKLFSVFYTVLTPLVNPLVYSLRNKEVKKALRKAAHKCLGCTAI, from the coding sequence ATGGCTGACACAGACTGGATCAACAGAACTTCCTTAGAATTCATTCTCCTGGGGTTTGGGagtctccctgccctgcaagttcttctcttcctgctgttttcagTGATCTACATGGTGACCATGGCTGGGAACAGCCTCATCATTGTGTTAGTTGTAATTGACCAGcgccttcacacccccatgtacttcttcctgggAAATTTGTCCTTCTTGGAGACCTGCTACAGCTCCACcatcctgcccaggctgctggccagtctcctgactgggGACAGAAGTATCTCCTTCAGTGGCTGCATGGGACAATTTTATACTTTTGGAGTCCTAGTCACTGCAGAGTGTTTTCTCTTATCTGTGATGTCGTATGATCGATACTTAGCGATATGCAAACCCCTGCACTATGGGGCTCGTATGAATGGTAGATTCTGTGCCCTGCTGGTGGCTGGGTCTTGGACAAGTGGCATTTTGGCTATTACCATGACAACCTCTTTGATGTTTCAACTGCCGTTCTGCCACCCCGGAAACATTGATCACTTTTTTTGTGATTTCACCCCTGTGGTGAAACTCTCTTGCAGTGACACCCGTCCGATAGAACTCTGGGTGTTTGTCCTGTCGGCTGTGTGCTCGCTGCCCCCATTTCTACTAACCATCACGTCCTATGTTTGGATCATCTCCACCATCCTGCAAATCCCATCCACCACGGAcaggcaaaaggccttttccacctgctcctcccacctcactgtggtTACAACCTTCTATGGGACTCTGATCATTGTTTACCTCCTACCCAAAACACAGAGGCTCAGAGAGCTGAACAAACTCTTCTCAGTCTTCTACACAGTCCTGACCCCTCTGGTCAATCCGCTCGTCTACAGCCTGAGAAACAAGGAGGTGAAAAAGGCGCTCAGAAAAGCAGCCCATAAATGTTTGGGTTGCACAGCAATCTAG